A region of Plutella xylostella chromosome 29, ilPluXylo3.1, whole genome shotgun sequence DNA encodes the following proteins:
- the LOC119693350 gene encoding facilitated trehalose transporter Tret1, translating to MVSPFFKQSFVVVGAAMSQMGHGAAYGYTATLVAHYTDDQGNKMSNTDLSWIGSVQSLSKIVAAYLTPFIMSKMGRQRAHLLSVIPILMHWLIFVFGKSIPVFITGRVLFGISAGIYGTIHNIIIAESTDPVNRGAFSTLSSLAVGVGVLWAHVWGNILAWRSSAAVSTIIPCVIAVMTWFSPETPSWLVSKQRYDEARKSFRWLRGDSQEIQNEIEDLIENDKAKCLETLMKPAKTSAVTDKIKNIITVIKTKEFYHPICICVSMIVLIEFTGMETIMMSYGNFILKSLLSKNYPKDVKWHLNFLDFLRPVSTLLSIIFLKKVKRKVILRSSALMTISSLIFTSVYVYIRNEGYFQQTLLLDIFVMCLMSLYTVSFYLGLSSLSFVIIGEIIPLSYRGTGSAIAMSGYCVITFILLKSFPQMYSEIGVEGIFLIFSFVCLISFTILHILLPETKDLTLLEIENKFKPKKQVLEVEMNLMNTS from the exons ATGGTTTCCCCATTTTTTAAACAG AGTTTTGTTGTGGTTGGAGCAGCCATGTCTCAGATGGGCCATGGTGCAGCCTACGGCTACACGGCAACCCTCGTGGCACATTATACAGATGACCAAGGGAACAAAATGAGCAATACTGATCTATCTTGGATAG GTTCCGTTCAATCCCTATCAAAAATAGTTGCTGCCTATTTGACGCCATTCATCATGTCTAAAATGGGTCGACAGAGGGCTCACTTGCTTTCAGTAATCCCGATTCTGATGCACTGgttgatttttgtttttgggAAATCAATACCCGTGTTTATCACCGGAAGAGTACTGTTTGGGATTTCAGCGGGAATTTATGGGACTAtccataacataattatagcaGAAAGTACAGATCCGGTGAACCGTGGTGCTTTTTCAACATTGTCTTCTTTAGCTGTTGGCGTTGGTGTATTGTGGGCTCATGTTTGGGGAAATATCTTAGCATGGAGGTCGTCAGCTGCCGTAAGTACTATCATACCGTGTGTCATCGCTGTTATGACATGGTTCTCTCCAGAAACACCAAGTTGGCTTGTGTCTAAGCAAAGGTATGATGAAGCTAGAAAATCGTTTCGGTGGTTAAGAGGGGACAGCCAAGAGATACAGAACGAAATAGAAGACTTGATTGAAAACGATAAGGCAAAATGCTTGGAAACGCTTATGAAACCTGCTAAGACCTCGGCTGTaacagataaaataaaaaatattatcactgtaatcaaaacaaaagaattttatcATCCAATATGTATTTGCGTAAGCATGATTGTACTCATCGAGTTTACTGGGATGGAAACTATAATGATGTCTTAtggaaactttattttaaagtcACTACTCAGTAAAAATTACCCTAAGGATGTAAAATGGCATTTAAATTTTCTTGATTTCTTAAGGCCAGTGTCAACCTTGctatcaataatttttttgaaaaaagttaaaagaaaGGTTATCCTTCGTAGTAGTGCATTGATGACCATTTCATCCCTTATTTTTACTtctgtttatgtttatattcGTAACGAGGGATACTTTCAGCAAACATTATTATTGGATATTTTTGTCATGTGTCTTATGTCACTGTATACGGTATCTTTTTATTTAGGactatcatcattatcattcGTTATAATTGGTGAAATAATACCTTTATCTTATAGAGGAACTGGTTCCGCCATAGCTATGAGTGGTTATTGCGTAATTACATTTATATTGTTAAAATCATTCCCTCAAATGTATTCTGAGATTGGGGTAGAAGgaatatttttgatattttcaTTCGTATGTCTGATCAGCTTTACTATTTTACACATATTATTACCAGAAACTAAAGACCTGACCTTGCtagaaatagaaaataaatttaaacctAAAAAACAAGTGCTCGAAGTTGAAATGAATTTAATGAATACTtcttaa